The Candidatus Binataceae bacterium genome includes a region encoding these proteins:
- a CDS encoding SCO family protein, producing the protein MALGAAIVLSISGCSRSDTASDQTTVLTDTKLVDQNGDAVSLASLRGKPMLVDFIYTSCPGPCMMETAKLANVALRLGGELGQKYTLVSITVDPEHDGPKQLLDYARQQGADQKGWYFLTGSPSQVDSALAGFKIIREHEPNGEVGHVVEMVMVGADGSMVHEYNGEVVKAQDIVDDLKKTGGNG; encoded by the coding sequence GTGGCACTGGGAGCTGCGATAGTTCTATCGATTTCCGGCTGTAGTCGATCCGATACTGCCAGCGATCAAACCACTGTTCTCACTGATACAAAGCTCGTCGATCAGAATGGCGATGCCGTTTCGCTCGCATCACTTCGCGGCAAGCCGATGCTCGTCGATTTCATTTACACCTCGTGCCCCGGTCCCTGCATGATGGAGACCGCGAAGCTCGCTAACGTCGCGCTCCGTCTAGGCGGCGAGCTCGGCCAGAAGTACACGCTGGTCTCGATCACAGTTGATCCCGAACATGACGGGCCCAAGCAGCTGCTCGACTACGCACGCCAGCAAGGCGCCGATCAGAAGGGATGGTACTTCCTCACCGGCTCGCCGAGCCAGGTCGATAGCGCGCTGGCCGGTTTCAAAATCATCCGCGAGCACGAGCCAAATGGCGAAGTCGGCCACGTCGTCGAGATGGTGATGGTCGGCGCGGATGGCAGCATGGTGCACGAGTACAACGGCGAAGTCGTCAAAGCGCAGGACATTGTTGACGATCTCAAGAAGACGGGCGGCAACGGTTGA
- a CDS encoding Spy/CpxP family protein refolding chaperone, which translates to MISFVKHPAARAASVAATLLGAVVFVTPSFAAGNSQDAQPKTNMVLASASSEKAVRTEAPGPAAVEAHIKELRTKLKITEAEEPQWNNLCQVMRDNAQAMLDLEKQRAADAQSMNAVDVIKSYEQVIEAHEDGMKKFVPAFEAFYNTLSDSQKATADAMFRSKARASARETAQK; encoded by the coding sequence ATGATTTCTTTCGTTAAACATCCGGCCGCGCGAGCGGCTTCCGTAGCGGCGACCCTGCTAGGTGCAGTCGTTTTTGTCACCCCTTCGTTCGCCGCTGGAAATTCCCAGGACGCCCAGCCCAAGACCAACATGGTCCTCGCCAGCGCGTCATCCGAGAAGGCGGTGAGGACAGAGGCTCCAGGGCCGGCTGCAGTCGAGGCACACATCAAGGAACTGCGTACCAAGCTGAAGATTACCGAGGCTGAAGAGCCGCAGTGGAATAACCTGTGCCAGGTGATGCGCGACAACGCGCAGGCAATGCTGGATCTCGAGAAGCAGCGTGCGGCCGACGCGCAGTCGATGAATGCCGTCGATGTCATCAAGTCGTACGAACAGGTAATCGAAGCGCACGAAGATGGAATGAAGAAGTTCGTGCCGGCATTCGAGGCTTTCTACAACACGCTGTCGGATTCCCAGAAGGCGACGGCCGACGCGATGTTCCGCAGCAAAGCCCGAGCTTCGGCGCGCGAGACCGCGCAGAAGTAA
- the hpnI gene encoding bacteriohopanetetrol glucosamine biosynthesis glycosyltransferase HpnI has protein sequence MNLVIDIALAGVSVSLGYYVVATILALRFARRLRTPIPSLPKIAPRVAILKPLHGINESLEANLSSYLEIAYPRVEYYFGVSDYEDRATEVPVALRPRYQYQNITLVVGEEPGCSNRKIAKVIKMSERADKAEILAVSDADVEVSRDHLRRIVGEFGEDEKIGAVTCAYRARPCGTFASRLEASFANTDFFPQILVSETIEPMQYTMGATMAFKRETLHSIGGFRSVKNMLADDYFLGQFVSQRGWKIKLSSSIVTLTCEEQTFAEFWNHQLRWARTYRTARPISLFTIFTHGPFWGIVLMLAALFSPFAIATFAAVITARVAMSSIISRILKLPNPLRDSWIVLLKDFVMTGIWFASLISNRVLWGGREFQILRGGAMRELNGHETRPERLSA, from the coding sequence ATGAACCTCGTGATCGATATCGCGCTTGCCGGTGTCTCAGTGTCGCTCGGCTATTATGTAGTAGCGACGATTCTGGCGCTGCGTTTCGCGCGCCGGCTTCGCACCCCGATTCCATCGCTGCCAAAAATTGCGCCGCGTGTTGCGATCCTGAAGCCGTTGCACGGCATCAACGAAAGCCTCGAAGCGAATCTTTCGAGCTATCTCGAAATCGCCTACCCGCGCGTCGAATACTACTTCGGTGTTTCTGACTACGAGGATCGTGCGACAGAGGTGCCCGTCGCGCTGCGTCCGCGCTATCAATACCAGAACATAACCCTGGTGGTCGGCGAGGAGCCCGGCTGCAGCAATCGCAAGATCGCCAAAGTGATTAAGATGTCCGAGCGCGCGGACAAGGCTGAGATCCTGGCCGTCAGCGACGCCGACGTCGAAGTCAGCCGCGACCATCTGCGGCGTATCGTCGGCGAATTCGGCGAGGACGAAAAGATCGGCGCCGTCACGTGTGCGTATCGCGCGCGGCCATGCGGAACGTTCGCGTCGCGGCTTGAGGCGTCATTTGCCAACACCGATTTCTTCCCGCAGATTCTCGTTTCCGAAACGATCGAGCCGATGCAGTATACGATGGGCGCAACGATGGCGTTCAAGCGCGAAACGCTACATTCGATCGGTGGCTTTCGCTCCGTCAAAAACATGCTAGCGGACGACTATTTCCTTGGTCAGTTCGTCTCGCAGCGCGGCTGGAAGATCAAGCTGTCGAGCTCGATCGTGACGCTGACCTGCGAAGAGCAGACCTTCGCCGAATTCTGGAATCATCAACTCCGCTGGGCCCGGACCTATAGAACGGCGCGCCCGATCAGTCTGTTTACGATCTTCACGCACGGCCCGTTTTGGGGGATCGTGCTGATGCTCGCGGCGTTGTTCAGCCCCTTTGCGATCGCGACCTTCGCCGCGGTCATCACGGCCCGCGTCGCGATGTCCTCGATCATCTCCCGTATTCTGAAGCTGCCGAACCCGTTGCGCGATTCATGGATCGTGTTGCTCAAGGATTTCGTGATGACGGGGATCTGGTTCGCCAGCCTGATCAGCAACCGCGTGCTATGGGGCGGTCGCGAATTTCAGATTCTTCGCGGTGGCGCGATGCGCGAGCTCAACGGCCATGAGACCCGTCCCGAACGCCTGAGCGCTTAA
- a CDS encoding CYCXC family (seleno)protein, translated as MKRKIAIAALISVALGTIYLWHSRASPQLASGDPPMCVGGRCCCVRDPVSKTSSDPDRLTLDPNQFVGEVKQAYEFAGENPALLAQLWCYCGCDKTDGHRNLLDCYRGNHGATCAICTGEALLAKRMSENGSPVEQIREAIRDKFSGRE; from the coding sequence GTGAAACGAAAAATCGCGATCGCCGCGCTGATATCCGTCGCGCTCGGGACGATTTACTTATGGCATTCGCGTGCGTCACCGCAGCTCGCGTCTGGCGACCCGCCGATGTGCGTCGGTGGCCGATGCTGCTGCGTTCGCGATCCAGTTTCGAAGACGAGTAGCGATCCCGATCGGCTGACGCTCGATCCGAACCAGTTCGTCGGCGAAGTTAAACAGGCCTACGAATTCGCCGGCGAGAATCCCGCGCTGCTCGCGCAGTTGTGGTGCTATTGCGGCTGCGACAAGACCGACGGCCATAGGAACCTGCTCGACTGCTATCGCGGAAACCACGGCGCAACCTGCGCGATATGCACGGGCGAGGCGCTACTCGCCAAGCGGATGTCGGAGAACGGGTCGCCGGTCGAGCAGATACGCGAAGCGATTCGGGACAAGTTCAGCGGACGGGAATAA
- a CDS encoding glutathione peroxidase: protein MSSQLYDFKVRRIDGSETSLAEHKGSVMLIVNVASKCGLTPQYADLEALHEKYHDRGLVVLGFPANEFAGQEPGSNAEIKEFCETKFGVKFPMYEKIVVKGEGQHPLYRYLTETRPSSRKNPDGQLRQTLDKHGLGPKNETDIMWNFEKFLVDRNGEIVERFAPDISPKDSAVTSAVESELVK from the coding sequence ATGAGTTCTCAGCTCTACGACTTCAAGGTTCGCCGCATCGATGGCAGCGAGACTTCGCTGGCCGAGCACAAGGGTTCGGTGATGCTGATTGTTAACGTTGCGTCCAAGTGCGGGCTCACGCCGCAGTACGCGGACCTCGAGGCACTGCACGAGAAGTATCATGACCGCGGCCTGGTGGTGCTGGGCTTCCCGGCCAACGAATTCGCGGGCCAGGAGCCGGGCAGCAATGCCGAGATCAAGGAGTTTTGCGAAACCAAGTTCGGCGTGAAATTTCCGATGTACGAGAAGATCGTCGTCAAGGGCGAAGGGCAGCATCCGCTGTATCGCTACCTGACCGAGACCCGGCCGAGCTCGCGCAAAAATCCCGACGGCCAGTTGCGCCAGACGCTCGACAAGCACGGCCTCGGACCGAAGAATGAGACCGACATCATGTGGAACTTCGAGAAGTTCCTGGTCGATCGCAACGGAGAGATCGTCGAGCGTTTCGCCCCTGACATTTCACCCAAAGATTCCGCGGTGACGAGCGCGGTCGAGTCTGAACTCGTGAAGTAA
- the hpnJ gene encoding hopanoid biosynthesis associated radical SAM protein HpnJ, whose amino-acid sequence MKTLFLNPPSYDDFDGGAGSRYQATREVWSFWYPTWLAYPAGMIPGARLLDAPPHGYTVEKTIDEAKGYDLVVIHTSTPSLRMDLRTAESIKAANPDAIIAMVGGHPTARPDEVLKLSTAVDIAGRKEFDHSMVEVAEGRDWSTIGGISYRKNGAIAHNPDRPSLTDEELDKLPFVTEVYDKNLDYLKYNSPYCQYPYVSMYTGRGCPARCTFCLWPQVTQGHRYRVRSPENVLEEVLQMKAKFPKMKELFFDDDTFTADPARARRIAQLLKPLGITWSTNSRANVDYETLKIMKDGGLRLFVIGYESGNAQILKNIKKGVGLDRARRFTKDCHDIGILIHGTFILGLPGESKDTIEESMRFAKEMDCETIQVSLASPYPGTELFEYVTANGYLAVDPLLDESGYQKCTIKYPGLSNDEIYGAVERFYRGFYFRPRYIFKSVKKMVSSREDAKRMLKEGMQFLSTMRQRRHQMASQAAA is encoded by the coding sequence ATGAAGACTCTCTTCCTAAATCCGCCCTCCTACGATGACTTCGACGGAGGCGCCGGTTCTCGCTATCAGGCAACTCGCGAAGTCTGGTCCTTTTGGTATCCAACGTGGCTCGCGTATCCCGCCGGCATGATACCCGGCGCACGGCTGCTGGACGCACCTCCGCACGGCTATACCGTTGAAAAGACGATTGACGAGGCAAAAGGTTACGACCTGGTCGTGATTCATACTTCAACGCCTTCGCTCAGAATGGATCTGCGGACGGCGGAATCGATCAAAGCTGCCAATCCCGACGCAATAATCGCGATGGTCGGTGGCCATCCTACTGCGCGTCCCGACGAAGTGCTGAAGCTTTCGACCGCCGTCGATATCGCCGGACGTAAGGAATTCGACCACTCGATGGTCGAAGTTGCCGAGGGCCGCGACTGGAGCACGATCGGCGGAATCTCGTATCGCAAGAACGGTGCGATCGCGCACAATCCGGATCGACCGTCGCTCACCGACGAGGAGCTCGACAAGCTGCCGTTCGTGACCGAGGTTTACGACAAAAATCTCGACTACCTCAAGTATAACAGTCCCTACTGTCAGTATCCTTACGTTTCGATGTACACCGGGCGCGGATGCCCGGCGCGATGCACCTTCTGCCTGTGGCCACAGGTCACGCAGGGCCATCGCTATCGCGTGCGCAGCCCCGAGAACGTGCTCGAAGAAGTGCTGCAGATGAAGGCCAAGTTCCCGAAGATGAAGGAACTCTTCTTCGACGACGACACCTTTACCGCCGATCCCGCGCGCGCCCGGCGCATCGCGCAGCTGCTCAAGCCGCTCGGGATCACATGGTCGACCAACTCGCGGGCCAACGTCGATTACGAAACGCTCAAGATCATGAAGGACGGCGGCCTGCGCCTTTTCGTGATCGGTTATGAATCCGGCAACGCGCAGATACTCAAGAACATCAAAAAAGGCGTGGGACTCGATCGCGCGCGCCGTTTCACCAAGGACTGCCACGATATCGGTATCCTGATTCACGGCACCTTCATCCTGGGTCTGCCGGGCGAGAGCAAGGACACCATCGAAGAGTCGATGCGGTTTGCGAAGGAGATGGATTGCGAAACGATCCAGGTCTCGCTCGCGTCGCCCTATCCCGGCACTGAGCTGTTCGAATACGTCACGGCCAATGGCTATCTGGCCGTCGATCCGCTGCTCGACGAGTCGGGCTATCAGAAGTGCACGATCAAGTATCCGGGGCTATCCAACGACGAGATCTACGGCGCGGTGGAGCGTTTCTATCGCGGCTTCTATTTCCGCCCTCGCTATATTTTCAAGTCGGTAAAGAAAATGGTGTCCTCGCGGGAGGACGCCAAACGTATGCTCAAGGAGGGAATGCAATTCCTGTCCACGATGCGCCAGCGGCGCCATCAGATGGCCTCTCAAGCGGCGGCTTGA
- the tldD gene encoding metalloprotease TldD produces MPNELIAPDKFFLNRFGMNERALERILGAALERKADYADLYFEYRSSEGIALEESMVNHTSKSVSHGVGVRVCAEDRTGYAYSDEVTIDRMRLAAEAARAIADQRSANPGAIQVGTPVARHNLYEIETTPLEIPLEDRAKLLSEIDRVVRAHDPRVKNVMASIAAERKLVMVVNSDGKIAADIQPLCRLNVTVIAEDGKSRQIGSYGGGGRVEYGYFLENERWKEYALEAARQAIINLDADDAPAGEMVVVLGPGWPGILLHEAIGHGLEGDFNRKGVSAFSNRIGQKVASELCTVIDDGTIANRRGSLNVDDEGTPTTRTVLIEKGILRGYLQDRMNARLMKMEPTGNGRRESFAHSPMPRMTNTFMLAGESHPDDIIKSVKHGLYAVSFGGGQVDITNGKFVFSASEAYLIEDGHVTRPVKGATLIGNGPDVLTRVTAVGNDLALDAGVGTCGKDGQSVPVGVGLPTTRIDGITVGGTRA; encoded by the coding sequence ATGCCCAATGAATTGATTGCTCCCGATAAGTTCTTCCTCAACCGATTTGGAATGAACGAGCGCGCCCTCGAGCGAATCCTGGGCGCAGCGCTGGAACGCAAGGCCGACTACGCCGACCTCTACTTCGAGTATCGCAGCAGCGAAGGAATCGCGCTCGAAGAATCGATGGTCAATCATACGAGCAAGAGCGTGAGTCATGGTGTGGGGGTGCGCGTATGCGCCGAAGATCGCACCGGCTACGCCTACTCCGACGAGGTGACGATCGACAGGATGCGCCTGGCGGCCGAGGCGGCGCGCGCGATCGCCGACCAGCGCAGCGCGAATCCCGGCGCGATCCAGGTCGGTACTCCGGTCGCACGGCACAATCTTTACGAAATCGAAACGACGCCGCTCGAGATTCCGCTCGAAGATCGCGCCAAGCTGCTGAGCGAGATCGATCGCGTGGTGCGCGCGCATGATCCGCGCGTCAAAAACGTGATGGCCTCGATCGCCGCCGAGCGCAAACTCGTGATGGTCGTGAACAGCGACGGCAAGATCGCCGCCGATATCCAGCCGCTGTGCCGCCTCAACGTCACCGTGATCGCCGAGGACGGCAAGAGCCGGCAGATCGGCAGCTACGGCGGCGGCGGGCGCGTCGAATACGGCTACTTCCTCGAGAACGAGCGCTGGAAGGAGTACGCGCTCGAAGCAGCGCGCCAGGCGATCATCAACCTCGACGCCGACGATGCGCCCGCGGGTGAGATGGTCGTCGTACTAGGACCGGGATGGCCGGGGATTCTGCTCCACGAGGCGATCGGCCACGGTCTCGAAGGCGACTTCAATCGCAAGGGCGTGTCGGCGTTTTCAAATCGAATCGGGCAAAAGGTCGCAAGCGAACTCTGCACCGTTATCGACGACGGCACGATTGCGAATCGCCGTGGCAGCCTCAACGTTGACGACGAAGGCACACCGACAACGCGCACGGTGCTGATCGAGAAAGGAATCCTGCGCGGCTATCTCCAGGATCGCATGAACGCGCGTCTCATGAAGATGGAACCGACCGGCAATGGCCGGCGCGAGAGCTTCGCGCATTCGCCGATGCCGCGCATGACGAACACTTTCATGCTCGCCGGTGAGTCGCATCCCGACGACATCATCAAGTCGGTCAAGCACGGGCTTTACGCCGTGAGCTTCGGCGGCGGCCAGGTCGATATCACCAATGGCAAGTTCGTGTTCTCCGCCAGCGAGGCGTACCTGATCGAAGACGGTCACGTCACCCGGCCGGTAAAGGGCGCGACGCTGATTGGCAACGGCCCGGACGTGCTGACCCGCGTCACCGCAGTCGGCAACGATCTCGCGCTCGACGCCGGCGTCGGGACTTGCGGCAAGGACGGACAATCGGTGCCGGTGGGCGTCGGACTTCCCACAACTCGCATCGACGGAATCACGGTCGGCGGCACGCGCGCGTAA